The following are from one region of the Hemibagrus wyckioides isolate EC202008001 linkage group LG24, SWU_Hwy_1.0, whole genome shotgun sequence genome:
- the seh1l gene encoding nucleoporin SEH1, translated as MFVAKTIAADHKDLIHDVSYDFHGRRMATCSSDQSVKVWDKSDSGEWHCTASWKTHSGSVWRVTWAHPEFGQVLASCSFDRTAAVWEEIVGESNDKQRGLSHWIKRTTLVDSRTSVTDVKFAPKHMGLVLATCSADGVVRIYEAPDVMNLSQWSLQHEISCKLSCSCISWNPSSSRAHSPMIAVGSDDSNVTYTGKVQIYEYNENTRKYAKAETLMTVTDPVHDIAFAPNLGRSFHVLAIATKDVRIFKLVPLRRESSTSSGPTKFEVQLMAQFDSHNSQVWRVSWNITSTLLASSGDDGCVRLWKANYMDNWKCTGILRGDGSPVNGSSISSAALNAAAASGAQNSTVGAASAGRKKTQLMPG; from the exons ATGTTTGTGGCGAAAACCATTGCGGCGGATCATAAAGATCTCATTCATGATGTTTCGTATGATTTCCACGGCCGCAGGATGGCTACATGCTCCAGTGACCAAAGTGTcaag GTTTGGGATAAAAGTGACAGTGGTGAGTGGCACTGCACTGCGAGCTGGAAG ACTCACAGTGGCTCCGTGTGGCGTGTGACGTGGGCTCACCCCGAGTTCGGACAGGTTTTAGCGTCCTGTTCCTTCGACCGCACCGCCGCTGTTTGGGAGGAGATCGTCGGCGAGTCTAACGATAAACAGCGTGGCCTCAGTCACTGG attaaGAGGACGACGCTGGTGGACAGCAGGACGTCAGTGACTGATGTAAAGTTCGCTCCGAAGCACATGGGGCTGGTCCTGGCCACCTGCTCGGCTGATGGTGTGGTTCGTATCTATGAAGCCCCAGATGTGATGAACCTGAGCCAGTGGAGCCTCCAGCACGAGATCTCCTGCAAACTCTCATGCTCCTGTATCTCCTGGAACCCCTCCAG CTCACGCGCACATTCTCCTATGATCGCAGTCGGCAGTGATGACAGCAATGTGACCTACACCGGAAAAGTCCAGATCTATGAGTACAACGAGAACACCAG GAAGTACGCTAAGGCAGAGACCCTGATGACCGTCACAGATCCGGTCCACGACATCGCCTTCGCCCCCAACCTCGGCAGGTCCTTCCATGTCCTCGCCATAGCAACCAAAGATGTGCGCATATTCAAGCTGGTCCCTCTGCG GAGAGAGAGCTCCACCAGCTCGGGCCCCACCAAGTTCGAGGTGCAGTTAATGGCTCAGTTCGACAGTCACAACTCTCAGGTGTGGCGCGTGAGCTGGAACATCACTAGCACGCTGCTCGCCTCGTCCGGGGACGACGGCTGTGTCCGACTCTGGAAAG cgAACTACATGGATAACTGGAAGTGCACAGGAATCCTGCGTGGTGATGGCAGTCCGGTGAACGGCTCCTCCATCTCGTCTGCAGCTCTGAACGCCGCCGCGGCATCAGGAGCTCAGAACAGCACCGTGGGAGCTGCCAGTGCGGGCAG aaaaaagACTCAGCTGATGCCAGGCTAA